The region CCTACGACACATttttacaaaaactaaaaaatctaACCCGGTTCAAAGGTCCCCCCCTTaggaaagaaccgaggccataagaaaaccaaagGGGGTGGATGGTGTGTGCCACTAATGAGGGACTCAAGAAGCTACAGAGAAAATCTAAAACgactcaaaatatatatatatatatatatatatatttcgacTCTAAGGCTAACacaactaaaaaaataaaaaaaaactaccaaAAAGAAACCTATGGCACTTAATCACCATCCTTAACCTCAAAATGTTGTTACAAGGGACGTatttcccaccccacacttatATCATGATTTGCCCTCGAAGCATATagatggaaaaatttaaaaaccaaagGTAAGAAATACTCCCTGTGGCCCCCTAGGGCCTAGTCGTCATCCTCCTCAGACTCAGCCTCGCCATCAGACGGCTCGGCATCTTCTTCCTCCTCATCGTCAGCATCTTGTGCTTGAGATTCTTCTTCACTACCTTCCTCCATCTCGGCTGCTATGAGGTCAGCGGAGCACAAATCCGCATCAGCTGGCAACCTGCCCTCCTCTCCAACGAGAACTCGTGAGTAAGGTGCGGGCACTCCGCAAACACACTAGAGAGGTCTAACTCAAATTGCTCACTCGCGATCATCGCAATCTTGTAGATTTGTGCCAACACAGTAGACTGAGCCGATCTTTCTTGGGCTGGAGTCAAATTGAGCTTAGTGCACTGTTCGGGGGACTTGACATTAGAGATGTCGATCATATTATCCGGGCACTCAAGCACTCTGTCATGCGGACTCTCCAAGTGAGGTGCCAACTTCCTTAAGTAGGCAGTGAGGGTATTCCCAAAGCTCAGCCTGAGGGACTTGCCTTCTCTAATGTGCTGCATCTCCCTTAGCATCCAATAGCCAATGTTGATAGGTTGCCCCGTCAAGAAGAAGTATACAATGGCTACTCTCTCCTTCAGTACAGTCGTGAAATGGTCAAGTGGCATGATACGGTAATTGAGCAGCCTGAGCCACACTCGGGCCTCCTTCAGAAAATCACCCATCAGCATTGTCTTGTGCAACCTGGGGTCCTCTCTATATCTGGCCCATTTGGCCTTGGAATCTTTTCCACATAAAGTCTCTTGAATGGCCTTGTAGTCAGTCCTTTCAATGAATTCCAGCAATGGTCCAATGGGGCAATGAGGGACCCCTAAATGTCCACACAAGGTGGATGCTGTTAGCGACACATATTCACCCCTTACTTTGACCGATGGCTGCATCTCACTGTCCTCTGTTCTAGCTAACTCCAGATTGGCATACATCTCCAACACCATGTCAATGTTCACGGGCCTCGAATTCTCAAAGACATCCTGCCAGCCCATTTCCATTATTTGATTGTAGATCCCCCGAAATTTTTTCTTCAAGGCCACTTTATTGACGGGCCTTTCATGAATGTATCCATCCTTCAAAGGGAACTCTTTGTACCATTTTTCTGCATCCCTAAACATTATAAGATAGGGACAAGGCCTCAGAGGAGATGCCCGAGGAATGGGGACTACCGGCTGCTTGCTCTTTGCGGGCTGCTGCCCCTTTCTTGGTGGCAATGGCCTTGCCCTCTCTGGGTCTCTTTGATCCCTGTGAGGGACCCGCCTTGTCAACTTTGCCTTTTTCTTTGGTCACCATTGTACCTGTAGGGATTCACAACACTAACATCCAATGTCGTTAGCAAATTTAGCCCAAGTGGGGTCGTGAAACGACCCTACACTTATTGTACACTAACACTTCACATTGTCGTCCGCAAGTTAAGCCCAAGTGGGGTCGTTACATTTATTGTAAACTATGGTGCAAAAATTGTGAAACCAAAGAAGTTAACTAAATTTTTGGCTAAATCGACCAAGATTAatgaaaccaaagaaaaaaaaaataaactatcCTACAAAACAAGGAACATCATGCTGTTTTCGACTTATGGGCGTTAATGGTGATGCCCCAAGGTTTCGACTACTATTTATACTTCCATTGCTACTCAAGAATTCGCAAAAATCACAAGAAACttgttttagtaatttttttcaaacacCTTGTGGGCATAGAGATATCCCTTTGAGTTTTGCACCAATGGAGGGTGGAAGAACCCTCCCTTTTGTTAGGGAGTCATTATTTCCTcatccaacaacaatatcaaacacaacaataccaaatcCCTACCCCAATTCACCCAATCCCATAACCCTAGTTCATCATTCTCAATATCAACACAAAGGGGGAAAAAGGGAATGGGTTATCATGGAAAAACTATGAAAATTGATTACCTTTGTTGAGATGTGAGATGATGCACGCGAATTTCGTGAGGATGGAGAAGATTTGGGGAGGGTTTTTAGGTGTTAGGTGGGTTAGGGACGagtttagagagagagagagtgttgGGGAGAAGTGGGGGGAAGTGGGGGTCGGTCCGTGTTTTAAATCTTTAAAGGATTCGAACTGGGTCGACCCGTGCGCTGGTAATGCGTCGCATGACTGGCGCACAACCCCCCCTTTCTGAATTTtatacttagaaaatttttgcTCTGAGTACCAGTCATGCATTGGTTCCGCGACGCACGACTAGCGCACAACACAATCCTCTTTGAATTTTTTACTTAGCCAAATTTTTTGCTCTGAGTGCACATCATGCGCTGGTTATGCGTCGCATATCCAGCGCACAAAACACTCCTTTCTGAATCTTTTACTTAGCCAAATTTTTGGCCTGCTTACCTGGTGTGCGATGGCTATGCGACGCATAagcaacacacacacaaacctGGATCTCGATTCTTACTGTTTTGCATTCGTTTCGAGTTCCCGTGCCTCCCTTCGCCCTGCAACATGAACAAACATGACATATATGCTACAAaagttgggttgcctcccaaccaGCGTCTTAGTTAAGGTCGTGGCACGACACTTTTttgtacttttcttttattttgaattgttaCACTACAAACTCGGGTTGCCTCCCGAGAAGCGCTTTAGTTAACGTCGCGGCATGACGCAGATTCTTTTCTACTCATCATTAAGGAGCACTTGCTCCTTCTCTTTGTCAAAATCACTGCCCCAATATCGCTTGAGACGCTGCCCATTCACCAAGAACTTGCGCACCCCATCCATGGTTTGTATCTCGACTGCACCATGGGGTGTGATTCTAGTCACTACAAATGGTCCAGACCAACGGGACTTAAGCTTTCCCGGAAACAACCTCAGTCTCGAGAGAGTAGTACCTGCTGCCCTGGCATGAACTCATGATCTTTGGATATGCTTGTCGTGCCATCTTTTAGTCTTCTCCTTGTATAGCTTTGCATTCTCATACGCCCCTAGTCTAAGTTCATCGAGCTCATGTAATTGGAGAAATCTCTTCTCTCCCGCTAGATTCATATCAAGATTGAGCTTTTTGATTGCCCAATATGCTTTATGCTCTAATTCAACTGGCAGATGACATGCTTTCCCATAAACTAACCTGTAGGGAGACGCTCCGATGGGGGTTTTATATGTTGTGCGATACGCCCACAAGGCGTCATCCAACTTCATTGCCCAGTCCTTCCTCTGAGCATTCACGGTCTTCTCTAGGATTTGCTTCACTTCTCTGTTCGAGACCTCTACCTGTCCGCATGTCTGTGGGTGGTAAGCTGTAGAGACTTTATGCTTCACCCCATACTTTGCTAGAAGGTTCTTCAACAAGCTGTTACAGAAGTGAGCACCACCATCACTAATCATTCATTGCCCGCGGGGTTCCAAACCTTGCGAATATGTTCTTTCGCACAAAATTCACCACCACCTTCGTATCATTGGTTGGCAGAGGGACTGCCTGCTACCCATTTTGAAACATAGTCGACAAGAAGCGAGAATGTACTTGTTACCGAAGGATGGTGGGAAGGGACTTATAAAATCGATGCCCCAGACGTCAAATATCTCTACCTCCAATATGTTTGTCAAAGGCATCTCGTGCCTCTTAGAGATGTTTCCCGTTCGTTGACATCTGTCGCAACTTCTAGCAAATGCATGAGCATCTTTGAATAAAGTGGGCTAATAGAAGCCAGATTGTAAAACCTTAGCAGCAGTACGATCACCCTGAAAGTGCCCTCCATATGGGGAAGAATGACAACTCTCCAACACTTGACTCACCTCGGTCTGTGGAATGCATCTCCGCACTAACTGATCAGTCCCTTGCTTGAATAAATACGGCTTATCCCATATATAAAATCGGGAGTCATGATACAACTTTTTTCTCTGCTGTAAGGTGGCTTCTGGGGGCTACACCCCACTTACTATCAAGTTCACAATATCAGCATACCATGGGACTTCGGCAGAGGGAATAGCAAATAGCTGCTCATCAGAGAACGACTCTCAAATTTGGACGTCCTCCATAAAATGATTATGGTTGTCCAATCTAGACAAGTGGTCTGCGACTTGGTTCTCAGCTCCCTTACGATCCTTAATCTCAATATCAAATTCCTGCAAAAGGAGAATCCACCGAATCAACCTGGGTTTAGCATCCTTCTTGCTGAACAAGTAGCGAATGGCTGCGTGGTCTGTATAGACAATAACATGTGTCCCAACAAGATAGGACCAAAACTTATCAAACGCATAAACCACGGCTAGCAGCTCCTTCTCTGTTACAGTGTAATTTATTTGGGCAGCGTCTAACATCTTGCTGGCATAGTAGATAGAATGAAAAACTTTCTCTCGTCGTTGTCCTAACACAGCCCCCACAGCATTGTcacttgcatcacacatcaactcgAATGGCAAGTTCCAGTCAGGTGCAATGATTATTGGTGCAGTTACCAACCTCTTCTTTAGACCTTCAAAGGCCTTAATACAAGCATCATCGAATAGGAATTTCACCTCCTTTTCAAGTAACCTGCACATCGGACTCGAGATCTTTGAAAAATCCTTTATGAAGCGTACGTAGAATCTGCATGCCGAGGAAAACGCGCACACGCTTGGCGATACGGGGGTGGCGGCTTCTCAATGACCTCCACTTTAGCACGATCCATCTCCAGCCCTCTCTTTGAAACCTTGTGCCCAAGGACGATGCCTTCTCGGACCATAAAGTGACATTTTTCCCAATTTAAGACAGGTTAGTCTCTTCACATCTCGCAAGTAATCGGTCTAGATTCCGAAAAGGCAAACCTCGAAAAGAGTTCCCAAATACCgaaaaatcatccatgaacACTTCTACGAAGTCCTCAACCATCTCTGAAAAAATAGCCATCATACACCTTTGGAAAGTCGTCGAtgcattacacaacccaaaTAACATGCGTTTGAAAGCATATGTACCATATGGGCATGTAAACGTggtcttctcttgatcctccggagCAATAGCTATCTGATTTTAGCCAGAATAGCCATCTAGAAAACAATAAAACTCTTGCCCAGCTAACCTGTCTAGCATTTGATCTATGAAGGGAATGGGATAGTGATCCTTTCTGGTTGCCTCATTCAACTTGCGATAATCCATGCAAATTCTCCATCCAGTGATTGTTCTAGTAGGAATGAGCTCGTTTTTGTCATTTGTCACAACTGTCATCCCTCCTTTCTTCGGGACGCATTGCACCGGGCTCACCCACTTGCTGTCCGAAATGGGAAAAATAATGCCTGAATCTAACCACTTGATTACCTCTTTCTTGACAACCTCCTTCATCACGGATTCGATCTCGGGTTGATCTTGTGCGCTAGGCTTATGATCATCCTCCATGAGTATCTTGTGCATGCATAGCACGGGGCTAATTCCCTGAATATCAGATATGCCACCCCAATGCCCTTTTGTGAGACTTCAATACTTCCAAACAAATACTAACCTCTTCGGTGGTCAACTCTGCTGCCAATATCACTGGCAAGGTATCACCCTCACCTAAGAATGCATATTTAAGATGGGCGGGTAAGGgcttcaattccaacttcaGAGGCTTTTCAATTGATGACTTCGGAGTTACTCCCATTGTCCTGTCTAAGTGCTCAAACTCGCCTGCCCGAATTTAAATACTTGCCATATCCAGAATCTGCACCATCTCAACCGCCGATGTGTCACCAAAAATATCATCCCCCACCAAGGCTCTCTCCAATGGATCATGAGAAGTGATGAGTGGCCTTCGTGTATCATCATTCAGAACAGTAATGGCGGACAGCTCCTCATAGATTGCAGGCATCTTCAGAGCTTGGTATACATTGAAGACCTCAACTTTATCATGTACTCTCATGGTGAGCTGCCCGGTAGGTACATCAATAAGTGCTCTCCCTGTGGCCAAGAATGGACGCCCCAAAATAAATGGGACTTCCGGGTCTGGCTCGAAGTCCAAAATCACGAAGTCTGCAGGAATTATCAACGACCCCACTTGCACCAGTACATCTTCAATAATGCCTTCTGGTCTTGCTAACGATCTGTCCGCCAGCTGAAGAACTATAGTGGTTGGTCTGGGCACTCCCAAACCTAGCTTTCTGAAGATAGATGAAGGCATCAAATTTATACTTGCACTAAGATCACATAGTGCTCGAGCGACAACCAGCTTCCTAATAGAAATATCAATCGTGAAACTTCCGGGATCTTTCAATTTAGTGGGCAACCTGTTTTGAATCCGCGAAGTGCACTCCTCAGTAAGTGCAACGGTGGCATACTCTGCGAATCGGCTTTTGTTTGCAACAATATCTTTGATGTACTTAGCATACTTTGGAATACCCTGTAGCATATCAACCAATGGGACATTCACGTGTACCTgtttaagcaaataaaaaaacttCTTGTAAGTAGCCTCTTCTTTCTGTCTTGCCAGACGTTGAGGGAATGGGGGTGGTGGCTTTGCAACCACGGGCGGTGGCTGCTTTGCCACTGGTGTCTTGACTACCCTCTCTTCTTCAATCATCTCCTCGGTAATCTTCTCTTTTTCAGCTTCTACTCGACTGGTTTTCTTAGGAGCCACTTCCTCTAGTTCTCTCCCATTTCGAAGAGTCACAACATTACAAGGCTTGGGATTCACATCCGTATCACTTGGAAGTCTTCCGGGTGGTCTAGTATTTTGTGCACCAGCTATCTGTCCCATCTGCCTCTCTAAATTCCGCACAACCAAATGGCGATTCGGATTATCTGCTATCAACTTTTGCTGGTCTATCATCATCTTCTGCATATCACCCATCATCTTTTTCATCATCTCTTCCATACTGTTCGTGGGTGCTTGAGGAGCGAGTCTTTGGTGATAGTTACGTTTCGATTACGGGTTGTCACTCCACCTGAAATTCGGGTGATTCCTC is a window of Lycium ferocissimum isolate CSIRO_LF1 chromosome 12, AGI_CSIRO_Lferr_CH_V1, whole genome shotgun sequence DNA encoding:
- the LOC132039463 gene encoding uncharacterized protein LOC132039463 produces the protein MEEMMKKMMGDMQKMMIDQQKLIADNPNRHLVVRNLERQMGQIAGAQNTRPPGRLPSDTDVNPKPCNVVTLRNGRELEEVAPKKTSRVEAEKEKITEEMIEEERVVKTPVAKQPPPVVAKPPPPFPQRLARQKEEATYKKFFYLLKQVHVNVPLVDMLQGIPKYAKYIKDIVANKSRFAEYATVALTEECTSRIQNRLPTKLKDPGSFTIDISIRKLVVARALCDLSASINLMPSSIFRKLGLGVPRPTTIVLQLADRSLARPEGIIEDVLVQVGSLIIPADFVILDFEPDPEVPFILGRPFLATGRALIDVPTGQLTMRVHDKVEVFNVYQALKMPAIYEELSAITVLNDDTRRPLITSHDPLERALVGDDIFGDTSAVEMVQILDMASI